The Salvelinus fontinalis isolate EN_2023a chromosome 9, ASM2944872v1, whole genome shotgun sequence genome has a window encoding:
- the LOC129861848 gene encoding fibrous sheath-interacting protein 2-like, producing MDDDEARKGLQEAPERTFPVFFRGKLGAKLHQETPGFDLLDPNMRVIDVSYNCLHDKHLKCFFRHPERKKRLVKQGLITSNEKAWQTSFFFPKSKSDTYMELRKLDRCKQYDG from the exons GGGTTACAGGAAGCCCCAGAGAGGACATTCCCTGTATTCTTCAGAGGAAAACTGGGGGCGAAG CTCCATCAGGAGACCCCCGGGTTTGACCTGTTGGACCCCAACATGAGAGTCATAGATGTTAGTTATAACTGCCTCCACGACAAACACCTGAAGTGTTTTTTCCGCCATCCGGAAAGGAAGAAGCGGCTGGTGAAGCAAGGCCTCATCACCTCAAATGAGAAGGCATGGCAAACCTCCTTTTTCTTTCCAAAATCTAAAAGTGACACTTATATGGAACTGAGAAAATTGgacaggtgtaagcaatatgATGGCTAG